A single window of Nakaseomyces glabratus chromosome G, complete sequence DNA harbors:
- the FYV8 gene encoding Fyv8p (CAGL0G09295g~Ortholog(s) have cytoplasm localization) — MDESQVERKKSYRWVSASQATYDGAGWDSSSESETETRSQPKLGKLDESLPSLPKLNYDNTDVSQYKEEDDEDTDNRTEKAGEIGAGTLHSNSEIQNDVIVEDDPVIKQTPDMIDKDTLLTSPTAHKESSPSPNGSRHTFSRRPLPNRAVNEHLDDLMLEISKELTPKPEQEAVFGNHSPRKDIDSDLPNGKEDQKLNGSRLGLLNESIDNESDMPSVDETRSKDVDENGEKDREDRFDYYDDDSEFSIDSEIKQAQKASLEELQSEFDSDPQTSNIAKSLEGMNLEHDAEEESVKTNRDSNVSDLQKDQREINESNIENSDNDSLELPLTESSSDELESADHGDALSFTESIQYDQSDGDSEPNQGDDASLVSNRVQQNNVNTDAESADDIAKDKMDDHASGMDFEEDEVLNSTLTDGDVHVHKSGYFKKLVAEELGDKKLDDGKSLNNVASTQTASTEDKVASDTEDVQESKADNDDTKNDAHVSSNRSSVTSEEWRPDTDALRDGFMQKTGDNPPPGFVRDEKGELVDLTPASMKPRVVSTYSEIESTWNAFPSEDADDLETIRDTKTLYDNSTLYNVPGIMTNNDALPPLPEDASLYRDSNQSDAVGSQDRARAASVTRKVSKEGVNIAQPTSQEINKLSEQNTMPTRDLNKIISSNSTHAIKLENLRDYRNTLDNFDSGLQTWIAYTLKSSSKTDRDFIFQEYKSNSHVREAYANADDLSRKNTVINTVTNVNQNVNHLRKKVLQHSLKPKTLFSSISKKKL; from the coding sequence ATGGATGAAAGCCAGGTTGAAAGGAAGAAATCTTATAGGTGGGTGAGTGCTTCTCAAGCTACGTATGATGGTGCTGGATGGGATAGTAGTAGTGAAAGTGAGACAGAAACAAGGTCACAACCGAAACTTGGAAAATTAGATGAAAGTCTGCCATCTCTACCTAAACTAAACTATGATAATACAGATGTAAGCCaatacaaagaagaagatgatgaagacacAGACAACCGCACTGAGAAGGCTGGCGAAATAGGAGCTGGCACACTACATTCCAATAGTGAGATCCAGAATGATGTAATAGTCGAAGATGACCCTGTAATAAAACAGACACCTGACATGATAGATAAAGATACCCTTTTAACTAGTCCAACGGCGCACAAGGAGTCCAGTCCATCCCCTAACGGGTCGAGACATACTTTCTCTAGGCGGCCCCTACCAAATAGAGCAGTAAATGAACATTTAGATGATTTGATGCTTGagatttcaaaagaattgaCACCCAAACCTGAACAAGAGGCAGTATTTGGAAACCATTCTCCACGGAAAGATATTGATTCTGATTTACCTAACGGGAAGGAAGATCAGAAACTAAATGGTAGTAGGTTAGGTCTTTTAAATGAATCAATTGATAATGAATCAGATATGCCAAGTGTTGATGAGACGAGAAGTAAGGACgttgatgaaaatggagAAAAAGATAGAGAAGATAGATTTGACTACTATGATGACGATAGTGAGTTTTCAATTGATAGTGAAATTAAGCAGGCTCAAAAGGCGTCATTAGAGGAACTGCAATCAGAATTTGACTCCGATCCACAGACCTCAAATATTGCCAAAAGTTTAGAGGGCATGAATTTGGAACATGAcgctgaagaagaatcgGTCAAAACTAACAGAGACTCCAACGTCTCTGATCTGcaaaaagatcaaagagAAATTAATGAAtcaaatatagaaaacTCAGACAATGACTCTCTAGAACTACCATTGACAGAGAGTTCAAGTGATGAGTTAGAAAGCGCTGATCATGGAGATGCGTTGTCTTTTACAGAATCTATTCAATATGACCAATCAGATGGAGATTCAGAGCCTAATCAAGGTGATGACGCAAGTCTAGTTAGTAACAGAGTGCAGCAAAACAATGTGAATACTGATGCAGAAAGTGCGGACGATATTGCGAAAGATAAAATGGACGACCATGCTTCTGGAATGGATTTTGAAGAGGATGAAGTCCTAAATTCAACATTGACCGATGGTGATGTACATGTGCATAAGTCTGGATACTTCAAAAAACTTGTGGCTGAAGAGTTAGGAGACAAAAAATTAGATGATGGTAAATCTTTGAATAATGTAGCAAGCACTCAAACCGCATCCACTGAAGATAAGGTCGCTTCTGACACAGAAGATGTTCAAGAAAGTAAGGCCGACAATGATGATACTAAAAATGATGCACATGTTAGCTCAAATAGAAGTTCAGTGACATCTGAGGAATGGAGGCCTGACACAGATGCCTTAAGGGATGGGTTCATGCAGAAAACTGGGGATAACCCCCCACCAGGTTTTGTACGCGATGAAAAAGGTGAATTAGTAGATTTGACGCCTGCTAGCATGAAACCAAGAGTCGTGTCTACTTATTCTGAAATTGAGAGTACGTGGAATGCGTTTCCATCTGAAGACGCTGATGATTTGGAAACGATAAGAGATACCAAGACATTGTATGATAATAGTACGCTATATAATGTTCCTGGTATTATGACGAATAATGACGCTTTACCGCCACTTCCTGAAGATGCGTCTTTATATAGGGATAGCAATCAAAGTGATGCAGTTGGCAGCCAAGATAGGGCAAGAGCAGCATCTGTTACTAGGAAGGTATCCAAAGAAGGAGTTAACATTGCTCAACCAACTAGTCAAGAGATTAATAAACTATCTGAACAGAATACTATGCCTACTCGTGATctaaacaaaataatatcgAGTAATTCAACACATGCCATAAAGTTGGAAAATTTGAGGGACTACCGAAACACATTGGATAATTTCGATTCAGGATTGCAAACTTGGATTGCATATACATTAAAGTCCTCTTCAAAAACAGATCGTGATTTTATATTCCAGGAATACAAAAGCAACAGCCATGTCAGAGAGGCGTATGCAAATGCAGATGATTTGAGTAGAAAGAATACTGTCATAAATACTGTGACAAATGTTAATCAAAATGTCAACCATCTACGTAAGAAGGTGCTACAGCATTCTCTGAAACCAAAAACTCTTTTCTCCTCTATAAGTAAGAAGAAGTTATAG